One Cydia fagiglandana chromosome 5, ilCydFagi1.1, whole genome shotgun sequence genomic window, tccatagactaggaatcctctagaccgagtttagagcaattatttcatgcaaccgatgatgccaaaaatgcgggggtgcgcgggacgaggtgagcgaagtcccgtgccgtgattggtccgttcaaagacacggacgtcacacaaagacactttcgactcgaacaaggagtaaaattaccgtatgcgtggcagagggggtagcgcgactatgctcagtctggaggatgttctGTCTTAATGTATGTCCTATCGATAAATTGAGTTATCAAATGAGTGGGCAAAGTCAATGTGCGTGTCTAAAATTAACCTGTCATTTATTACAGTTCGTTAAGTTCATTAAATTAACATTAGCTTTGGCGAAAATTTTGTAGGCGTACGAATACAGGTAAACAACCTTTTAACACAAATAAACAAGTAcaatcgacgtcaaagatatgtttacactttggcaccttactcctttgttataaggcgaaaaatttaaacatatctttgacgtcgactgtacctgtaTAGGAAAAGTACATGTATACAGTGCGAGCAAACCTTACCTGTTTTTATATCACCCCAGACACCGATTCAATTAATCCAAATCACCCAAAAGTCTTAAAATAACGGTAGCCATGACGGGCAAAGCAGGTTACCAATTCGCCCGAGAGCCATTCGGTATACAAACGGCTTGATTTAAAATTACGGACAGATCACTCTGGCTACTAAACTTACAATATCTATGATCAGACCTCGAAAAATGGTATATGATATTGTAAACAACAAATCTAAATATCGTTTTCAGGATTAGGCCTACTTCTAATTTGTCTCGATTGTGAGGTAATCGCAAGTTACCTTGGTTTCGACGCCCCTTACAACTAAGCTTACGGAGAGCAACATAATATACCACTTCGCAGGATTTGTAAGTGCTATACAAGGTTCAATAATTCTGTACAATTATTGTACAGTTTTTTTGCACCGAAAAGTGTCCCCGGTCGCTTGCaatgaaaatacatatttgaaaATTTTCTCGAATGTTACAATTTTTAAGAATGGCAAATTGCAAGCTATATGTCTAAAATTACACAACATTTAGttatttacataactataaCCACTAAAAATAGACAGCTACCTAAAAAACagtacaaaaaatataacataaataCTCTTACGATAAATAcaaatatcaaatttaaataattgtttttttttttgtaactgtGCACATTTTTACAAGGTCGATGGACCTTAAGTTACTTAAGTTATCAAGATAGAGTATTTAACCAGTAACTTGTATACAGACTGCGAAGCCTTGGAACTTCAAGTTGCAGGCCACAGACCGAACTTCGCGCATCAAACTTAAAACatttctgtgcctccagtgtaaaagggtttaactcgagtttgtccaaattacaaattttgccagtaaaaggtttatttcatgaaactacATCTTTTGTGCTGACACCCACTGCCTTATGACTTCTACTCGtaattgctgagatatcgaCTGTGCAAAAGGATTAAACTTTGCCAAAAATCAtaaccattatgttcaaaacgatttatttttatacaatctCGTTTAAAAAATTTGATACTTAAGAATCGTTTACGAACGATGGTTAAAGTAAAGGTTAATCTTAGtgaataaactacatttcaagaaacattcggtgtaaagaaatcaaaattcacttagatCTATTTCAACTACCGAGACTAGTTCGTGAATAacggtaaaacttaagtttttttattattcacaaaaaaaatttaagacgtcatgatgtgtaaaggggtataaataatttactttgaccgtttttcaccatctagtttcgctaaattgagttaatgattatggttaatgttcacttagattcctttccatataattttttttagttggtcaatgttgtgcaaaacggtggaagtcaaatatcaaaaagaaagtcctgtagaagaaaagacatctaaaaggctgattatgaaataattgtgcaacaaaaacaaaaaaataaaacagagATGGGGAAATAAGACAAACAAGTACAACACTACAACATTACAGCCCTGTTATCAGGACAacactacctacctactacagtacaacattacaacattactctgttaaattgtgaatggttcagtaaccattcacaatttcaacagagtaattaaatatattaagtcactctttaattacattgatattattctttttggttttttttttaccatcaatctaaaagaaatgcaatatttagttcccaaaatggtttctttacacaatacaaaagttcaaaaagattttagcaacactagagaaagtgcagtttaaccttttcacacattcattattttcgtgaaaagggatataagttgtttttgaaagccaatatttccgttactttcacataagtcaggctaatttaaatgacaagttataattcatgacttaaactatctaaactaaaaacaaaaacctaatttttttagaaGCAATGCAGAGACAATacggtttgaaacgtttttcggTCAGACTGAAAAATgtcatttttttagtttaactcttttacactggaggcacagttTGGTACATTCCTATTCAGTTGTGTCCTTTGAGGACATCATCTACAATCACTATGACGGTCTTCGCAACCAAAAATGTTATACACAGGTATTCGCCatattaagagcccatcaacgtgaaCACtatagcgccactgctaaatattcgtgattatttaaatttaacgaaagatatttaaaaaaaccgagcaagtgcgagtcggactcgcacacgaagggttccgtaccataatgcaaataaaaacaaaaaaaagcaaaaaaaaaaatcggtcacccatccaagtactgaccactcccgacgttgcttaactttggtcaaaaatcacgtttgttgtatgggagccccatttaaatctttattttattctgtttttagtaggtatttgttgttatagcggcaacagaaatacatcatctgtgaaaatttcaactgtctaggttcgtgggatacagcctggtgacagacggacggacggacggacggacagcgaagtcttagtaatagggtcccgttttaccctttgggtacggaacccttaaaggaggccgctacgtactgtattttgtatttaagtaccttttgaatacatcaaactagtttttatgttgctggattcgtcgatctatgaactcggccgttttaactttagacgcatagattgacgaatgcagcaacataaaaactagtttgatgtattcaagatgtacttacttaaataaatacaaaatacagtacgtagcggtccccttttttaaatatctgtcgttaaatttaaataatcatgattatctagcagtggcgctagtgtgcacgttgatgggctcttaagcttagaaacatattttaaaattgagTTAAAGGGCTAAGTGTCAGTGCAACCACAATCAATAAAACCCTGAATTGCTTCAAAAGTAGAGACTTAATCGTGCTAAGAGGTTTAATTTGCAGAATATAACCTAACGCACTGCGGCCAATAAGGCGAAGTGGCGACAGCCACTAAGGCACGTGACTTTTCCTTTAACTGCTTACTCCAATCAATAAGGGATAGTGCAAGATTAATCTTGCAAAAAATGGACGAGATCTCGGTATTTCGAGATCTCGGAATACCGAGATTGCACTCCCTAGGGATATTGTatgatttataaatattttccaaTGGAAATTTAATCgttgaaatagttattttagttaATTTTGTCAAATAGATGAAAATAGAAAGTTTATGTTGATTTCTTTTATCTGTGTTTGACAATCTGTAGATCCTTTAACAGTTTCAAAATAAATGGAGTTTTTATGGAGTTTAATACTTTAAAACTCAATGATTTTAAAGATCTATGAAATTATTTCAACCGACTCCATAATTTCAAGAGAAAGAGGTTCTCAATTTGGTTGTaagtatgtgtttttttaatgtatggagTGCCTCTCTTCTAAAATGTTTTCCGTTTTAACTTCTGGACTTATTACCTAGTAGCGGCTCACAAAAGACACGTGTGTTCCAATTTTCATTCAAATAAATCTTTTCATCAATCAATCAGACAGATGGACTGACGAACGGACTGATGAAAggataagagtgacattccatttccaactgcagctgcaatactgttcattttactatggaaacgcgtcgctgtcattgtcaatttccatagtaaaatgaacaatattgcagctgcagttggaaatggaatgtcactttaaacggACATGTTGTTCCGTTTTTGTAATTTAGGccacgtttttttgtaatttaggtaacggaaccctaaaaacaatggaCTAAACCCTACTATTTAAGAATTTTTATCTTAACACCAGAAAGACACATACCTAACGCTTGTTATTCTCATGACCCAACCTGAGATAacttgaggcacttatactaaAGTGACGTAGCAAAATATTTTATCGACAATTAAATATATCGATGTTACTGTCAACATAAATGttctacaaaataaatatatttatacaaaatcACTTTGTATACTGCTTCTTAAATTCTAAAAAGGTGCTTTTtcgaaaaaatataatatttaaatttatttatccgTCTTATCGATACAAATCCCTATGAATGTGCCCCGAGTTATCACGGGTTTGTTCATGACAATGATAACCCCTGACGCAGTAGGTAAGTTTTTAGCCTCTAATCTCCTTTCTGGCGAATGTAATGACTCGATAATAAGACATAGGTGACAGATCACTTCTGCGCATCGCACGAGACATTACTCTGCGAAGTTCtcagatattttatttttgcaaagTAGCACCTACTTAGACACTGTTGAATTTTCCAAGATGCAATACAAGTTGTCATTGTTACTGGTAATATGTGCGCTTACTACTGTTCTAGCAAAAGACAAGGTcagttaagtttttttatttgtcaGTGTTTTACATGATGGCGTTGATTCCGATTGTCGTATAATTATGATAGTAGATGTAAATACCctaaatactctttattattttactaaactTAAGTTCTTCAACGGGCCTCCTACCTCCTCACCCCTAAAGGTCTTTTACTACACATTCGGTCTTTTGTATTATTCTCCTATAGGTACTAGACTATAAGTGACTTGTGATATTATATCTGCCTCGCCTATTTTACCAACTTAACCCTACTGAAAATTTGCCGTAGGTACAAACATACTTTGTCAAGTTCCACAACAGCAACTTAGCCATTATGACAATTGtcgatagaaaacgccaatacttaaataatgtatagaAAAAGTAACTTgatttttcgtagcatctgtcgtCCCAATACATTTTTACGTTTGTTTGGCGATttcgatgtacgattgtcattttGGCAAGGCCCCTAGGTGACAGTTGACGATATGGTAAAATTGAGGCTAGATGGCTTGTTGctgaataaatattaataatgaataatattAAAAGGCAGTATATTGGTAATTGCAGAGACCCCTTGGAGCTGAATCTGAATCTGACGAGTCTGGAGAAAAAAACACGCTTGACACAACTACTGTTAAACCAGAGTAAGGCGAAAAGTTCGTTTGCGTTTCAAAAAATCTTTACACTTTCCCATAGGACGTGAATTTCAGTTTGTCAAATTTCTTTGCGAGTTTCTTTTAAGGATTTGTCACACATCCGTGACAAATGACATACCTAATAGtttctgtacggatatgatggtcgtttttgtctacgtgacatcATGATAAAACGGTGCCCGTCACTTTCTaccccgcagagttaaaaagtgacagttattttatcacgtgggtAAATggggataaagcgatccataatatcTGTAAATTTATGTACagttatttaaactttaatttttttataaggtgCAGGGGAAAATTTCGACTGCGGGcaaaatttcaactaatcgaaatatcttccatgttttataTTGCTAACTAGAGTGCGAGAACCAGAtagtcaaaaaattgtttttcgctatctggaaaTATATGGCActttagttaataatgtaaaacatggaagatatttcgattacttGAAATTTCCCCGCAGTCGTAATTGCCcctctgtacctacataaatcaaGTATAGTCAAGTAAATTTTGGCTGCATATATATTTGACTAGGTACTTACTGACACAATCAAGACCTTCCGAAATATACTTATTTGTTCAGGAGCAAAATAATCGCTATAAAAAACGCGACGGATCTGGAGACTCACATCACTGGGGCCGGCGACACAATGGTGATCATATATTTCATGGTTACCTGGTGCCCGCACTGCCAAAAGATTAATCCTACTATAGAAGATATTGCAGCCAAGACAGACAACCTGATCGTTCTGATGGTAAGGTCACAGGAATATTAGTACTACGGTACAGAAAGGAAATTTTGACTCGAAATTTTGGGTCGAATCATGTTggccctttctaatgtatggcactatccctttcgaccatttagggttgtcaaaattcaagccattcttCGGTCgcgcacgcaaagggacgtcaagttgtgtcaatcataataattgctcggagcaatgctgagccgagcggagccgagtttggccgaagtcaggagtttcgcacccctggtaagGTGCTGTGATGAATGTATATATCATGGTATCCTGACGAAGTGTTTAGGATGACTCACTCTAGAGCGGCCCAGGTGCGGTCGGGTTACCTTGATGGTTACATCATGCGGGTCTACTCCTAAGTAAAAAAACGTTACAGCTGGTAATTTAAGCAAATTGATGTACAGTCATgcgatatatcggagcggccaaggtgctcaaaaatatccgAACATGCACTTTAATGTCTTTGTTCTTTGAGGGttttttcagatatttgtgaacaccttggccgcttttatatatctgatggcgtctGTAGCTAGTTGAATTTCTGTCGCCCCAACGCGGCAGATCGCATTTTCACAATCAGTgtgtgaaataaatgaaataatagtaataatatgAAATGTTCTCTTTTTCCAGGTCGACAGAGATAACCTTGAAAACGATGATGATGTTTGGAAGTACGGGCTTAGTAACCTGCCTTCTGTCCCAAGGTTCATTTTTATAAAGAATGGAAAGAAAATCGAGGAAATACATGGCAGTGATTGCGATTTACGTGGTACTGTGTCTAAGTTAATGTCGCCCTCAAAAAGAAGCTCAGAATCATCAGATTCATCGA contains:
- the LOC134664800 gene encoding thioredoxin-2-like isoform X1, which translates into the protein MQYKLSLLLVICALTTVLAKDKRPLGAESESDESGEKNTLDTTTVKPESKIIAIKNATDLETHITGAGDTMVIIYFMVTWCPHCQKINPTIEDIAAKTDNLIVLMVDRDNLENDDDVWKYGLSNLPSVPRFIFIKNGKKIEEIHGSDCDLRGTVSKLMSPSKRSSESSDSSNSSDE
- the LOC134664800 gene encoding thioredoxin-2-like isoform X2 produces the protein MQYKLSLLLVICALTTVLAKDKRPLGAESESDESGEKNTLDTTTVKPDKIIAIKNATDLETHITGAGDTMVIIYFMVTWCPHCQKINPTIEDIAAKTDNLIVLMVDRDNLENDDDVWKYGLSNLPSVPRFIFIKNGKKIEEIHGSDCDLRGTVSKLMSPSKRSSESSDSSNSSDE